A window from Camelus dromedarius isolate mCamDro1 chromosome 9, mCamDro1.pat, whole genome shotgun sequence encodes these proteins:
- the RDH13 gene encoding retinol dehydrogenase 13, whose translation MNRYILPLSVLGTAVGGAVLLKDYVVGGACPSKATIPGKTVVVTGANTGIGKQTALELAKRGGNIILACRDMEKCEAAAKDIRGETLNHHVNARHLDLASLKSIREFARKITEEEEHVHILINNAAVMRCPHWTTEDGFEMQLGVNYLGHFLLTHLLLDKLKASAPSRIINLSSLAHVAGHIDFEDLNWEKRKYDTKAAYCQSKLALVLFTKELSRRLQGTGVTVNALHPGVARTELGRHTGMHSSAFSSFMLGPVFWMLVKSPQLAAQPSTYLAVAEELEGVSGKYFDGLKERAPAPEAEDEEVAQRLWAESARLVGLEISSGASEKGQPLRK comes from the exons GGACTATGTCGTTGGCGGGGCTTGTCCCAGCAAGGCCACCATTCCCGGGAAGACTGTTGTTGTGACGGGTGCCAACACGGGCATCGGGAAGCAGACCGCCTTGGAGCTGGCCAAGAGAG GAGGAAACATCATTCTGGCCTGTCGAGACATGGAGAAGTGTGAGGCGGCAGCAAAAGACATTCGCGGGGAGACCCTCAATCACCATGTCAACGCCCGGCACCTGGACTTGGCCTCCCTTAAGTCCATCCGAGAGTTTGCAAGGAAGATCACTGAAG AGGAGGAACACGTGCACATCCTGATCAACAACGCGGCCGTGATGCGGTGCCCTCACTGGACCACTGAGGACGGCTTCGAGATGCAGCTTGGCGTTAACTACCTGG GCCATTTTCTTCTGACACACTTGCTGTTGGACAAGCTGAAAGCCTCTGCCCCTTCGCGGATCATCAACCTCTCGTCCTTGGCCCATGTTGCTGGGCACATAGACTTCGAGGACTTGAACTGGGAGAAGAGGAAGTATGACACTAAGGCAGCCTACTGCCAGAGTAAGCTGGCCCTTGTCCTCTTCACCAAGGAGCTGAGCCGGCGGCTGCAAG GCACAGGCGTGACTGTCAATGCCTTGCACCCCGGCGTGGCCAGGACAGAGCTGGGCAGACACACGGGCATGCACAGCTCTGCCTTCTCCAGCTTCATGCTCG GGCCCGTCTTCTGGATGCTGGTCAAGAGCCCCCAGCTGGCGGCCCAGCCCAGCACCTACCTGGCCGTGGCCGAGGAACtggagggtgtttctggaaagtACTTTGATGGACTCAAAGAGAGGGCTCCGGCCCCCGAGGCTGAAGATGAAGAGGTGGCCCAGAGGCTTTGGGCTGAAAGTGCCCGCCTGGTGGGCCTGGAGATCTCCTCTGGAGCCTCTGAGAAGGGCCAGCCCCTCCGCAAATAA